In Rutidosis leptorrhynchoides isolate AG116_Rl617_1_P2 chromosome 2, CSIRO_AGI_Rlap_v1, whole genome shotgun sequence, one genomic interval encodes:
- the LOC139887594 gene encoding probable 6-phosphogluconolactonase 4, chloroplastic produces the protein MATPNIRIYDSEGYVAGALAKYISDLSAKFIADYGSFSVVLSGGSLIDTMRKLVEPPYVNCIDWSKWLIFFLDERVVPLDNPDSNYKLAYDGFLSKIRCIVSDA, from the exons ATGGCAACCCCAAATATTCGCATATACGACTCAGAGGGATACGTCGCCGGAGCTCTTGCGAAGTACATCTCCGATCTATCTGCAAAATTCATCGCCGATTATGGTTCGTTCTCCGTTGTGCTCTCTGGCGGTTCTTTAATCGATACTATGAG GAAATTAGTGGAACCGCCGTACGTTAATTGCATAGATtggtcaaaatggttgattttctTTCTTGATGAACGAGTTGTTCCTCTTGATAATCCCGATTCAAATTACAAGCTTGCTTATGATGGATTTCTTAGTAAG ATCAGATGTATAGTTTCAGATGCTTAA
- the LOC139887595 gene encoding probable 6-phosphogluconolactonase 4, chloroplastic has translation MATPNIHIYDSEGYVAGALAKYISDLSAKFIADYGSFSVVLSGGSLIDTMRKLVDPSYVNCIDWSKWLIFFLDERVVPLDNPDSNYKLAYDGFLSKHVLGWLGEKIRNGHEIAG, from the exons ATGGCAACCCCAAATATTCACATATACGACTCAGAGGGATACGTCGCCGGAGCTCTTGCGAAGTACATCTCCGATCTATCTGCAAAATTCATCGCCGATTATGGTTCGTTCTCCGTTGTGCTCTCTGGCGGTTCTTTAATCGATACTATGAG GAAATTAGTGGATCCGTCGTACGTTAATTGCATAGATtggtcaaaatggttgattttctTTCTTGATGAACGAGTTGTTCCTCTTGATAATCCCGATTCAAATTACAAGCTTGCTTATGATGGATTTCTTAGTAAG CATGTTTTAGGGTGGCTAGGGGAAAAGATCAGAAACGGTCACGAGATAGCTGGTTAG